One genomic window of Musa acuminata AAA Group cultivar baxijiao unplaced genomic scaffold, Cavendish_Baxijiao_AAA HiC_scaffold_1137, whole genome shotgun sequence includes the following:
- the LOC135670961 gene encoding uncharacterized protein LOC135670961, protein MIRKVYARSMVEKHLRPKFEPKITYGAEEVERSHHDDALVISIPIANAWVKRVMVDIGSSVDVLYLNAFMGDSISPLETTILPITIREESRAKTMMTTFMVVNLPSAYNVILGRPTLNKLKAMVSTYHWAVKFLTSVGIGESRRDPRESRRCYLTVVTLPRSRDPSKPRIPVRKPGH, encoded by the coding sequence ATGATAAGGAAGGTCTACGCCCGCAGCATGGTGGAAAAGCATCTTAGACCCAAGTTCGAACCCAAAATCACCTATGGAGCCGAAGAGGTCGAACGCTCCCATCacgatgatgctttggtgatctccatcccGATCGCCAATGCTTGGGTGAAAAGAGTGATGGTCGACATCGGGAGCTCTGTCGACGTACTATACCTCAACGCCTTCATGGGGGATTCCATCTCCCCACTCGAGACCACCATCCTCCCCATTACCATCAGGGAAGAATCGAGGGCCAAGACAATGatgactaccttcatggtagtcaaccttccctcggcctacaacgtcatcctcggtCGCCCGACACTCAACAAACTAAAAGCGATGGTTTCCACTTACCACTGGGCCGTCAAATTTTTGACTTCAGTAGGGATCGGGGAATCCCGAAGAGATCCTAGAGAGTCAAGGCGGTGCTACCTTACAGTAGTCACCCTTCCGAGAAGTCGCGACCCCAGCAAGCCTCGGATCCCCGTGAGGAAGCCAGGACACTGA
- the LOC135671005 gene encoding arabinosyltransferase XEG113-like isoform X1, whose protein sequence is MEETKNTSRRRKLRQIRTALAVACLLNRTLVMPPLWCRFERMWFGHPGILEGTLTKQPFVCPMDHLFEIHTMLHGLSEEEFGPQIHFREYSFLQNPSVPKHVKESLLNVQLCDAHSKGCNISDGTTSRGFIQFPRNSTEQMYMQVFSQYKDIKVLHFSSMANAFQGFNDEAREVKFRNRMKRYVGLWCCVENRDPGHIYYDIYWDEKPEWKPEPPRTSQDDHPPWD, encoded by the exons ATGGAGGAAACGAAAAATACTTCCCGTCGCCGAAAG TTGAGGCAGATAAGGACTGCACTTGCTGTTGCTTGTCTGTTGAACCGAACACTG GTAATGCCTCCATTATGGTGCAGGTTTGAAAGAATGTGGTTTGGACATCCTGGTATTTTGGAAGGGACACTGACCAAGCAACCTTTTGTATGCCCTATGGACCACTTGTTTGAG ATTCATACCATGCTCCATGGCCTTTCTGAAGAAGAGTTTGGACCACAAATTCATTTCAGGGAGTACTCATTCCTGCAGAATCCATCAGTGCCCAAacat GTGAAGGAATCATTACTTAATGTTCAACTTTGTGATGCACATTCCAAAGGATGCAATATATCCGATGGAACAACTAGCCGTGGTTTCATCCAATTTCCCAGAAATAGCACTGAGCAGATG TACATGCAAGTATTCTCCCAGTACAAAGATATCAAAGTCTTGCACTTTTCATCCATGGCGAATGCCTTCCAAgggttcaatgatgag GCAAGAGAAGTAAAATTTAGAAATCGCATGAAGAGATACGTCGGATTGTggtgttgcgtggagaaccgtgaCCCTGGCcacatatactatgacatataCTGGGATGAGAAACCAGAATGGAAACCTGAACCACCTCGAACTAGTCAAGATGATCATCCACCTTGGGATTGA
- the LOC135671005 gene encoding arabinosyltransferase XEG113-like isoform X2, with translation MEETKNTSRRRKVMPPLWCRFERMWFGHPGILEGTLTKQPFVCPMDHLFEIHTMLHGLSEEEFGPQIHFREYSFLQNPSVPKHVKESLLNVQLCDAHSKGCNISDGTTSRGFIQFPRNSTEQMYMQVFSQYKDIKVLHFSSMANAFQGFNDEAREVKFRNRMKRYVGLWCCVENRDPGHIYYDIYWDEKPEWKPEPPRTSQDDHPPWD, from the exons ATGGAGGAAACGAAAAATACTTCCCGTCGCCGAAAG GTAATGCCTCCATTATGGTGCAGGTTTGAAAGAATGTGGTTTGGACATCCTGGTATTTTGGAAGGGACACTGACCAAGCAACCTTTTGTATGCCCTATGGACCACTTGTTTGAG ATTCATACCATGCTCCATGGCCTTTCTGAAGAAGAGTTTGGACCACAAATTCATTTCAGGGAGTACTCATTCCTGCAGAATCCATCAGTGCCCAAacat GTGAAGGAATCATTACTTAATGTTCAACTTTGTGATGCACATTCCAAAGGATGCAATATATCCGATGGAACAACTAGCCGTGGTTTCATCCAATTTCCCAGAAATAGCACTGAGCAGATG TACATGCAAGTATTCTCCCAGTACAAAGATATCAAAGTCTTGCACTTTTCATCCATGGCGAATGCCTTCCAAgggttcaatgatgag GCAAGAGAAGTAAAATTTAGAAATCGCATGAAGAGATACGTCGGATTGTggtgttgcgtggagaaccgtgaCCCTGGCcacatatactatgacatataCTGGGATGAGAAACCAGAATGGAAACCTGAACCACCTCGAACTAGTCAAGATGATCATCCACCTTGGGATTGA
- the LOC135671005 gene encoding arabinosyltransferase XEG113-like isoform X3 produces the protein MWFGHPGILEGTLTKQPFVCPMDHLFEIHTMLHGLSEEEFGPQIHFREYSFLQNPSVPKHVKESLLNVQLCDAHSKGCNISDGTTSRGFIQFPRNSTEQMYMQVFSQYKDIKVLHFSSMANAFQGFNDEAREVKFRNRMKRYVGLWCCVENRDPGHIYYDIYWDEKPEWKPEPPRTSQDDHPPWD, from the exons ATGTGGTTTGGACATCCTGGTATTTTGGAAGGGACACTGACCAAGCAACCTTTTGTATGCCCTATGGACCACTTGTTTGAG ATTCATACCATGCTCCATGGCCTTTCTGAAGAAGAGTTTGGACCACAAATTCATTTCAGGGAGTACTCATTCCTGCAGAATCCATCAGTGCCCAAacat GTGAAGGAATCATTACTTAATGTTCAACTTTGTGATGCACATTCCAAAGGATGCAATATATCCGATGGAACAACTAGCCGTGGTTTCATCCAATTTCCCAGAAATAGCACTGAGCAGATG TACATGCAAGTATTCTCCCAGTACAAAGATATCAAAGTCTTGCACTTTTCATCCATGGCGAATGCCTTCCAAgggttcaatgatgag GCAAGAGAAGTAAAATTTAGAAATCGCATGAAGAGATACGTCGGATTGTggtgttgcgtggagaaccgtgaCCCTGGCcacatatactatgacatataCTGGGATGAGAAACCAGAATGGAAACCTGAACCACCTCGAACTAGTCAAGATGATCATCCACCTTGGGATTGA